One genomic region from Skermania piniformis encodes:
- a CDS encoding FAD-binding oxidoreductase, whose amino-acid sequence MTPSAMHWSRWGDPAKAQPLDESARGMVEMFVGPLVDVPTVELEQVVLPPVGLTADQVAGLAAITEVATDAESRIRRTRGKSTPDLLKLRAGDAGDAPDAVVRPGSHDDVVAVLAYAVEQRIAVVPFGGGTSVVGGLAARRDGFAGVVALDLARMKRLIAVDPESQTATMEPGLLGPEAEALVGEHGFTIGHFPQSFEYASIGGFAVTRSSGQSSSGYGRFDSLVVGLRVATPIGDLTSGSAPANAAGPDLRELVMGSEGAFGVVTEVTVRVRPLPAEKVYETWRFPSFTQGAAAMRVLRQEGIAPTVLRLSDELETMVNLADPASIGAAGDGGCLMVAGFEGTAAAVELRRSLVTARLTELGGTDLGVDEAWATGRYNGPYLRDSLLDLGILVETLETATFWSNLTRLYDGVKSALAASLPNPIVLCHISHVYDTGCSLYFTVAARVAGDPIAQWRAAKAAASDAMIDAGATITHHHAIGTDHKPWLAREIGPVGVEILRAVKERVDPTGILNPGILIP is encoded by the coding sequence ATGACGCCGTCGGCAATGCACTGGTCCCGCTGGGGTGATCCCGCCAAAGCCCAACCGCTGGACGAATCCGCGCGCGGCATGGTCGAGATGTTCGTGGGGCCGCTGGTGGACGTACCGACGGTCGAGCTCGAGCAGGTCGTGCTGCCGCCCGTCGGACTGACGGCGGACCAGGTGGCCGGGCTGGCCGCGATCACCGAGGTTGCCACCGATGCCGAATCGCGGATCCGGCGTACCCGGGGGAAATCGACACCCGATCTCCTCAAACTCCGCGCCGGCGACGCGGGCGACGCGCCGGACGCCGTCGTGCGTCCCGGATCGCACGACGACGTCGTCGCCGTCCTGGCTTACGCCGTCGAACAGCGCATCGCGGTCGTCCCGTTCGGTGGCGGCACGTCGGTCGTCGGCGGGCTCGCCGCCCGGCGCGACGGCTTCGCCGGTGTCGTCGCGCTCGACCTCGCGCGGATGAAGCGGCTGATCGCCGTCGATCCCGAGTCGCAGACGGCGACGATGGAGCCGGGCCTGCTCGGCCCCGAAGCCGAAGCCCTCGTCGGCGAGCACGGCTTCACGATTGGGCACTTCCCGCAGAGTTTCGAGTACGCCTCGATCGGCGGCTTCGCGGTCACCCGGTCCAGCGGTCAGTCCAGCAGCGGCTACGGCCGCTTCGACTCGCTCGTCGTGGGGCTGCGGGTCGCCACCCCGATCGGCGACCTGACCTCGGGCAGCGCGCCGGCCAACGCGGCCGGGCCCGATCTGCGCGAGCTCGTGATGGGCTCGGAGGGCGCGTTCGGCGTGGTCACCGAAGTCACCGTCCGGGTCCGGCCGCTGCCGGCCGAGAAGGTCTACGAGACGTGGCGATTCCCGTCGTTCACCCAAGGTGCGGCGGCCATGCGGGTGTTGCGGCAGGAAGGCATCGCGCCGACCGTGCTGCGGCTCTCCGACGAGCTGGAAACCATGGTCAACCTCGCCGACCCGGCCTCGATCGGCGCCGCGGGAGACGGGGGCTGCCTCATGGTCGCCGGCTTCGAAGGCACCGCCGCAGCCGTCGAGTTGCGCCGCTCGCTGGTCACGGCCCGGCTGACCGAGCTCGGCGGCACCGACCTCGGCGTCGACGAAGCCTGGGCCACCGGCCGATACAACGGTCCCTACCTGCGCGACTCGCTGCTGGACCTCGGCATCCTGGTCGAGACGCTGGAGACCGCAACCTTCTGGTCCAACCTGACCCGGCTGTACGACGGCGTGAAGTCCGCGCTGGCCGCGAGCCTGCCGAATCCGATTGTGCTATGTCATATCTCGCACGTCTACGACACCGGCTGCTCGCTCTACTTCACCGTGGCCGCGCGCGTAGCGGGCGACCCGATCGCGCAATGGCGCGCGGCCAAGGCTGCTGCCTCGGACGCGATGATCGACGCCGGGGCCACCATCACCCACCACCATGCGATCGGCACCGATCACAAGCCCTGGCTGGCCCGTGAGATCGGTCCGGTCGGCGTCGAAATCCTGCGCGCCGTGAAGGAGCGCGTCGACCCCACCGGCATCCTCAACCCGGGCATCCTCATCCCGTGA
- a CDS encoding diacylglycerol/lipid kinase family protein, with protein sequence MRSFHIVVNPASGGGAALARVDPVATILRAAGAEVDVVRSRDPDHARAEVGAAIDAGRQVVACGGDGMLASVAGAVVSAGAVVSAGACLGIIPSGRGNDFARQLGLLDGGVEEIARVLLEGKPTPVDVLRADDRVVLGSVYAGVDSLASEIVDGARRLPGPVQYPYAAVRSLLTYRPTRYRITVDDSTAETDAYSVVVANSGYYGKGMHVAPTAEVDDGILDVIVIPKASRFTLIRRLPRIYAGSHLAIPGVDVLRGTSVTLSSRDPVTAYGDGERLQPLPVAVTVQPGALHVLLP encoded by the coding sequence GTGAGGTCGTTCCACATCGTCGTGAATCCCGCCTCGGGTGGGGGCGCCGCACTGGCGCGGGTGGACCCGGTCGCGACGATCCTGCGCGCCGCCGGGGCCGAGGTCGACGTCGTCCGGAGTCGCGACCCGGATCACGCACGAGCCGAGGTAGGCGCCGCGATCGATGCCGGCCGGCAGGTAGTGGCGTGCGGCGGTGACGGCATGCTCGCCTCCGTCGCCGGCGCTGTCGTATCGGCCGGCGCTGTAGTATCGGCCGGCGCGTGCCTGGGCATCATCCCCAGCGGCCGCGGCAACGACTTCGCCCGACAATTGGGGCTGCTCGACGGGGGTGTCGAGGAGATTGCCCGGGTCTTGCTGGAGGGCAAGCCGACGCCCGTCGACGTCCTCCGCGCCGACGACCGCGTCGTCCTCGGCAGCGTCTACGCCGGGGTCGACTCGCTCGCGTCCGAGATCGTCGACGGCGCCCGCCGGCTGCCCGGGCCGGTGCAGTATCCCTATGCCGCGGTGCGGTCGCTGCTCACCTATCGGCCCACTCGCTACCGCATCACCGTGGATGACTCGACGGCCGAGACCGACGCCTACTCGGTGGTCGTCGCCAACAGCGGCTACTACGGCAAAGGGATGCACGTCGCCCCGACCGCCGAGGTGGACGACGGCATCCTCGACGTCATCGTCATCCCCAAGGCGTCCCGCTTCACCCTTATCCGGCGTCTGCCCAGGATCTACGCGGGCAGCCACCTCGCGATCCCCGGGGTCGACGTCCTCCGCGGCACCAGCGTGACCCTGTCGTCCCGCGACCCGGTGACGGCGTACGGCGACGGCGAGCGCCTGCAGCCACTCCCCGTCGCGGTCACCGTGCAACCGGGCGCGCTCCACGTGCTGCTGCCCTGA